From a region of the Myxococcus stipitatus genome:
- a CDS encoding DUF3108 domain-containing protein, with product MRAQSSWGFAAVVAGLVWSSAAMAQEALANPAFGPGEQSQYRIRYLGMTAGTAQVTVGAPMKQWGQDVWPIVAVARSDALIGVWPIKDKFVSYWQAPSQRVVGSDLHADENGKRRRQRIKVQPDGKSALVVKQKEGETPRESVTEITEGTLDVTGATFALRNRELVVGGEYAYPVFTGSKSFTMRAKVEAREVLETELGKKEVFRLRVQAEFGGNLTSKRDMVAYFTTDAQHVPVRIEAEFALGTVVAEITDYSPGRVEAVATAEKGG from the coding sequence ATGCGTGCGCAGTCCAGCTGGGGGTTCGCGGCGGTGGTGGCGGGCCTCGTGTGGTCCTCGGCAGCCATGGCCCAGGAAGCATTGGCGAACCCGGCGTTCGGTCCCGGAGAGCAGAGCCAGTACCGCATCCGGTACCTGGGCATGACGGCGGGCACCGCGCAGGTGACGGTGGGCGCGCCCATGAAGCAGTGGGGCCAGGACGTGTGGCCCATCGTCGCGGTGGCGCGCTCGGATGCCCTCATCGGCGTGTGGCCCATCAAGGACAAGTTCGTCTCCTACTGGCAGGCCCCCAGCCAGCGCGTGGTGGGCAGCGACCTGCACGCGGACGAGAACGGCAAGCGCCGCCGCCAGCGCATCAAGGTCCAGCCGGACGGCAAGAGCGCGCTCGTCGTGAAGCAGAAGGAGGGCGAGACGCCGCGCGAGTCCGTCACCGAAATCACCGAGGGGACGTTGGACGTCACCGGCGCCACCTTCGCCCTGCGCAACCGGGAGCTCGTCGTGGGCGGCGAGTATGCCTACCCCGTGTTCACGGGCAGCAAGAGCTTCACCATGCGCGCGAAGGTGGAGGCGCGCGAGGTGCTGGAGACGGAGCTGGGCAAGAAGGAAGTGTTCCGCCTGCGGGTCCAGGCGGAGTTCGGCGGCAACCTGACGTCGAAGCGGGACATGGTCGCGTACTTCACGACCGACGCGCAGCACGTCCCCGTGCGCATCGAGGCGGAGTTCGCGCTGGGCACGGTGGTGGCGGAAATCACGGACTACTCGCCGGGCCGCGTCGAGGCGGTGGCGACGGCGGAGAAGGGCGGGTAG
- a CDS encoding Maf family protein: MHTHADQTLLVLASGSPRRRDFLTQLGLTFTVCAADIDETPHPGEEAAPYVLRLAREKARVVATRYPGAWVLAADTTVALGNSELLGKPQDAAEACAMLGRLSGRTHDVFTGVALAGRHDEALVVHTRVTFRELTRAEIEWYAGTGEPLDRAGAYAVQGKGAFLVASVEGSPTNVIGLPLGETLALMERAGVPLAWSARR, translated from the coding sequence ATGCACACGCACGCTGATCAAACGTTGCTCGTCCTCGCGTCGGGTTCCCCCCGTCGGCGCGACTTCCTCACCCAACTGGGCCTCACTTTTACCGTCTGCGCGGCGGACATCGACGAAACACCGCACCCAGGCGAGGAGGCGGCCCCTTATGTCCTGCGCCTGGCCCGGGAGAAGGCCCGCGTGGTGGCGACCCGCTACCCCGGCGCGTGGGTGCTGGCCGCGGACACCACCGTGGCCCTGGGCAACAGCGAGCTGCTCGGCAAGCCCCAGGACGCGGCCGAGGCGTGCGCGATGCTCGGCCGGCTGTCGGGCAGGACGCATGACGTCTTCACCGGCGTCGCGCTCGCCGGGCGGCATGACGAGGCCCTCGTGGTGCACACCCGCGTCACCTTCCGCGAGCTGACCCGCGCGGAAATCGAATGGTACGCGGGCACGGGCGAGCCGCTGGACAGGGCGGGGGCCTACGCCGTCCAGGGCAAGGGCGCCTTCCTCGTCGCTTCGGTGGAGGGCAGCCCCACCAACGTCATCGGCCTGCCGCTGGGCGAAACGCTCGCGCTGATGGAGCGCGCGGGCGTGCCGCTGGCCTGGAGCGCGCGGCGATGA
- a CDS encoding DUF3108 domain-containing protein encodes MSSMRTLLAACLLLTTGGTAWAQLPDVEADKLETDKAAEAGPADAQKPEDEVPLTVAPCAQALPNLRTPLAFMPGEVLEFELDAMGAQAGKMTMRVQKQQDGQIPVQVEAQTNSFFSKVRRVRGTATTYLHPRTLRPKRYVEDATENELRRKVEVAFTHKDRAVTVDYQVGKRPKGQYNYTYDKDGLDVAGSIYLLRQLPLEENLSVCFDVYGVRRMWRMQGQVLKREEVTTPLGQFKAWHLSGTAVRIDRPKMKREVHVWLSDDARRLPLAAVGTLDLGAVRATLTGVTRPGEKRQEAGGGKEDMKW; translated from the coding sequence ATGAGCTCGATGCGCACCCTCCTCGCGGCCTGCCTGCTGTTGACCACCGGTGGAACCGCCTGGGCCCAGCTTCCCGACGTCGAGGCCGACAAGCTGGAGACGGACAAGGCCGCCGAGGCCGGCCCCGCCGACGCGCAGAAGCCCGAGGACGAGGTGCCCCTCACCGTGGCCCCGTGCGCCCAGGCCCTCCCGAACCTGCGCACGCCCCTCGCCTTCATGCCCGGCGAGGTGCTCGAGTTCGAGCTCGACGCCATGGGCGCGCAGGCCGGGAAGATGACCATGCGGGTGCAGAAGCAACAGGATGGACAGATACCCGTCCAGGTCGAGGCGCAGACCAACTCCTTCTTCTCCAAGGTGCGGCGCGTCCGGGGCACCGCCACCACCTACCTGCACCCGCGCACGCTCCGGCCCAAGCGCTACGTCGAGGACGCCACCGAGAACGAGCTGCGCCGCAAGGTGGAGGTCGCCTTCACCCACAAGGATCGCGCCGTGACGGTGGACTACCAGGTCGGCAAGCGCCCCAAGGGCCAGTACAACTACACCTACGACAAGGACGGCCTGGACGTGGCCGGCTCCATCTACCTGCTGCGCCAGCTCCCCCTCGAGGAGAACCTGTCCGTCTGCTTCGACGTCTACGGCGTGCGCCGCATGTGGCGCATGCAGGGCCAGGTGCTCAAGCGCGAGGAGGTGACGACCCCGCTGGGCCAGTTCAAGGCCTGGCACCTGAGCGGGACCGCGGTGCGCATCGACCGGCCCAAGATGAAGCGGGAGGTCCACGTCTGGCTGTCCGACGACGCGCGCCGCCTCCCGCTCGCCGCCGTGGGCACCCTGGACCTGGGCGCCGTGCGCGCCACCCTCACCGGCGTCACCCGCCCCGGCGAGAAACGCCAGGAGGCCGGCGGCGGCAAGGAAGACATGAAGTGGTGA
- a CDS encoding peptidylprolyl isomerase, translating to MDGLNPRKAFSLLFIIGIAVVFTLQFGPGSSGFRASDTTTAPGSVATVNGKEIPLRDFATAWARQMSFLRSRGSPIPESVARQFGMHTQVLDQLVNTELLAQAAEQRGINPSDDELRKLIHQNTDFHNKEGQFDFARYQQVLRDFYRKTPQDYEAELRRQLAAQKMMEVVRTNAVVSDDEVYARYEKDGNTAKVVFARFLPTMYADKVPAPTAAQLAEWTKSHEKEIKDYFEANKFVYQQPERIRARQVLVKLPPEATAEQKAEALKKAEALKKEIDGGKDFAQVARDSSEDPGSKARGGDLGWVERGSWEPALADAAFALKAGEVTQPVETKFGVHLVKVEEKQAAQDKKLEDVQGEIATTLYKQAKAKELAKAEAQKALATTQGGKTLKEQFPPEKEQPALLRFETETRPEAVETDSFTAEGEAVPHLGPAPELVKAIFAASGPQVLGEAFAVGEGFVVAQVVDRQKPDAAGFEAKKDTLRAQAQQAKQIEQTESFLKALKKNGNVVTNTEAIDSVVGAG from the coding sequence ATGGACGGACTCAACCCCCGGAAGGCTTTCTCCCTGCTGTTCATCATCGGCATCGCGGTGGTGTTCACGCTCCAGTTCGGTCCGGGCAGCTCCGGGTTCCGCGCCTCCGACACCACGACGGCCCCCGGCTCCGTGGCCACGGTGAACGGCAAGGAGATTCCCCTGCGCGACTTCGCCACGGCGTGGGCCCGGCAGATGAGCTTCCTGCGCTCGCGCGGCAGCCCCATCCCGGAATCCGTCGCGCGACAGTTCGGCATGCACACCCAGGTGCTGGACCAGCTGGTGAACACGGAGCTGCTGGCCCAGGCGGCCGAACAGCGCGGCATCAACCCCTCCGACGACGAGCTGCGCAAGCTCATCCACCAGAACACGGACTTCCACAACAAGGAGGGCCAGTTCGACTTCGCCCGCTACCAGCAGGTGCTGCGCGACTTCTACCGGAAGACGCCGCAGGACTACGAGGCGGAGCTGCGCCGCCAGCTGGCCGCCCAGAAGATGATGGAGGTCGTGCGCACCAACGCCGTCGTGTCGGATGACGAGGTGTACGCCCGCTACGAGAAGGACGGCAACACGGCCAAGGTCGTCTTCGCGCGCTTCCTGCCCACCATGTACGCGGACAAGGTGCCGGCGCCCACCGCCGCCCAGCTCGCAGAGTGGACGAAGTCGCACGAGAAGGAGATCAAGGACTACTTCGAGGCCAACAAGTTCGTGTACCAGCAGCCCGAGCGCATCCGCGCCCGTCAGGTGCTGGTGAAGCTGCCCCCGGAGGCCACCGCCGAGCAGAAGGCGGAGGCGCTGAAGAAGGCGGAGGCGCTGAAGAAGGAGATCGACGGCGGCAAGGACTTCGCGCAGGTGGCGCGCGACAGCAGCGAGGACCCCGGCAGCAAGGCGCGCGGCGGCGACCTGGGCTGGGTGGAGCGCGGCAGCTGGGAGCCCGCCCTCGCGGACGCGGCCTTCGCCCTGAAGGCGGGCGAGGTGACGCAGCCGGTGGAGACGAAGTTCGGCGTGCATCTGGTGAAGGTGGAGGAGAAGCAGGCGGCCCAGGACAAGAAGCTGGAGGACGTCCAGGGGGAGATCGCCACCACCCTCTACAAGCAGGCGAAGGCCAAGGAGCTGGCGAAGGCCGAGGCCCAGAAGGCGCTGGCCACCACGCAGGGTGGCAAGACGCTGAAGGAGCAGTTCCCGCCGGAGAAGGAGCAGCCCGCGCTGCTGCGCTTCGAGACGGAGACGCGGCCGGAGGCCGTGGAGACAGACAGCTTCACCGCCGAGGGCGAGGCCGTCCCGCACCTGGGCCCCGCGCCCGAGCTGGTGAAGGCCATCTTCGCGGCGAGCGGTCCGCAGGTGCTGGGCGAGGCGTTCGCCGTGGGCGAGGGCTTCGTGGTGGCGCAGGTGGTGGACCGCCAGAAGCCGGACGCCGCGGGCTTCGAGGCGAAGAAGGACACGCTGCGCGCCCAGGCCCAGCAGGCCAAGCAGATCGAGCAGACGGAGTCCTTCCTCAAGGCGCTGAAGAAGAACGGCAACGTCGTGACGAACACCGAGGCCATCGACTCGGTGGTGGGCGCCGGGTAG
- a CDS encoding imelysin family protein — protein MKRMSLPLRLALAPALLSGSLLLGACGDDDGTTNPGENDSKVGTELVVTFADKVVVPTYARLATRLTELDAACIALAAEPSEDKLTAARAAWRAARIPWEQSEGFLFGPVDSFGYDPALDSWPVSHTELDAVLASNDALTQQYVSNLANEQKGFHTLEYLIFGDGGTKTVGELTAREYEYVKALSAELKAVGQLLHGAWAQSLDGNKPFRDTLATAGQAGNSAYPSVHAAAQEMVGGITTILDEVANGKIAEPYYSRDPNVVESQFAYNSLEDFTNNIRSVENAYLGHLQGEAKTGTSLRDVVGVDSALDTRIRQQIAASISALGAIAEPFRESINNDTERPKIVAAQEAIRALHDTFQGEVLPLVTQ, from the coding sequence ATGAAGCGTATGTCCCTGCCCCTGCGTCTGGCGCTCGCGCCGGCGCTCCTCTCCGGTTCGCTGCTCCTCGGTGCCTGCGGCGACGACGACGGCACCACCAACCCCGGCGAGAACGACTCCAAGGTCGGCACGGAGCTCGTCGTCACCTTCGCGGACAAGGTCGTGGTTCCGACCTATGCGCGACTGGCCACCCGGCTGACCGAGTTGGACGCAGCCTGCATCGCGCTGGCGGCGGAGCCCTCCGAGGACAAGCTGACGGCCGCCAGGGCCGCCTGGCGCGCGGCGCGCATCCCCTGGGAGCAGAGCGAGGGCTTCCTGTTCGGCCCCGTGGACAGCTTCGGCTATGACCCGGCGCTGGACAGCTGGCCGGTGAGCCACACGGAGCTGGACGCGGTGCTGGCCAGCAACGACGCGCTCACGCAGCAGTACGTGAGCAACCTCGCGAACGAGCAGAAGGGCTTCCACACGCTGGAGTACCTCATCTTCGGCGACGGTGGCACCAAGACGGTGGGCGAGCTCACCGCCCGCGAATACGAGTACGTGAAGGCCCTGTCCGCAGAGCTCAAGGCCGTGGGGCAGCTGCTGCACGGCGCGTGGGCGCAGTCGCTGGACGGCAACAAGCCGTTCCGTGACACGCTGGCCACCGCGGGCCAGGCCGGCAACTCCGCGTATCCGTCCGTGCACGCCGCGGCGCAGGAGATGGTGGGCGGCATCACCACCATCCTCGACGAGGTCGCCAACGGGAAGATCGCCGAGCCGTACTATTCCCGCGACCCGAACGTGGTGGAGAGCCAGTTCGCGTACAACTCCCTGGAGGACTTCACCAACAACATCCGCAGCGTGGAGAACGCCTACCTGGGCCACCTGCAGGGCGAGGCGAAGACGGGTACGTCGCTGCGGGACGTGGTGGGCGTGGACAGCGCGCTCGACACCAGGATCCGCCAGCAGATCGCCGCCTCCATCAGCGCGCTGGGCGCCATCGCCGAGCCGTTCCGCGAGTCCATCAACAACGACACCGAGCGCCCGAAGATCGTGGCGGCCCAGGAGGCCATCCGCGCCCTGCACGATACCTTCCAGGGCGAGGTGCTGCCCCTCGTCACCCAGTGA
- a CDS encoding di-heme oxidoredictase family protein — MRRAAMLGALLSLTAACGEEAPGVPLAPPRAGGDTTVDNRTSQAFAQPAANLRPENDRPHRAGDAAFAAIFVPAPSNLNPGLGPTYNNVSCNGCHLRNGRGMPVMGRTSQRTQLLVRVSLPNGVPDHPRGAVPVPGLGLQVRDQAVYGSTPPAALTLSWVERTGQYADGTPYSLRSPDVGIVPTDGSALPEDMLMSLRLPPPVFGLGLLEAIPVETLRALEDPDDRDGDGVSGRMNEVWDVASRALVPGRFGWKANSPHLMQQSAEAYFNDMGISSPLFPEPDGTHEISAEILGAAVFYSESLGVPARAALDDPEVRRGEKLFRSLGCESCHRETLETGPALHEELAWQRIHPYTDLLLHDMGPELADGRPDGAATGTEWRTPALWGLGLTHTVLPYSGFLHDGRARSIEEAVLWHGGEGQDAREGFRALRSDERAALLKFLGSL; from the coding sequence ATGCGACGCGCCGCGATGTTGGGAGCCCTGTTGTCGTTGACCGCCGCCTGTGGCGAGGAGGCACCGGGCGTGCCTCTGGCGCCACCGAGGGCGGGTGGGGACACCACCGTCGACAACCGCACGTCGCAGGCGTTCGCCCAGCCCGCGGCGAACCTCCGCCCGGAGAACGACCGACCGCACCGGGCCGGTGACGCGGCCTTCGCCGCCATCTTCGTCCCGGCGCCGTCGAACCTGAACCCCGGCCTGGGGCCGACGTACAACAACGTCTCCTGCAACGGCTGCCACCTGCGCAACGGGCGTGGCATGCCGGTGATGGGCCGCACGTCCCAGCGCACCCAGCTCCTCGTGCGCGTGAGCCTCCCCAACGGAGTGCCCGACCACCCGCGCGGCGCGGTCCCCGTCCCAGGCCTGGGGCTGCAGGTGCGGGACCAGGCCGTCTACGGTTCCACGCCTCCGGCGGCGCTCACGCTCTCGTGGGTGGAGCGCACTGGCCAGTACGCGGACGGCACGCCGTACTCGCTGCGCTCGCCCGACGTGGGCATCGTCCCGACGGATGGCTCTGCGCTGCCGGAGGACATGCTGATGTCGCTGCGGCTGCCGCCCCCCGTGTTCGGGCTGGGGCTGCTGGAGGCCATTCCCGTCGAGACGCTGCGCGCTCTGGAGGATCCGGACGACCGGGACGGCGACGGCGTCTCCGGACGGATGAACGAGGTCTGGGACGTGGCGTCTCGCGCGCTCGTACCCGGGCGCTTCGGGTGGAAGGCGAACAGCCCCCACCTGATGCAGCAATCCGCCGAGGCCTACTTCAACGACATGGGCATCAGCAGCCCCCTCTTCCCGGAGCCGGACGGGACCCACGAAATCAGCGCCGAAATCCTGGGGGCGGCCGTCTTCTACTCCGAATCGCTCGGCGTCCCCGCGCGAGCGGCCCTGGACGACCCCGAGGTCCGGCGCGGCGAAAAGCTGTTCCGCTCGCTGGGCTGCGAGTCCTGCCACCGTGAGACGCTCGAGACCGGCCCGGCGCTCCACGAGGAGCTGGCCTGGCAGCGCATCCACCCGTACACGGACCTGCTGCTGCACGACATGGGGCCGGAACTCGCGGATGGAAGGCCGGATGGCGCGGCCACCGGGACCGAGTGGCGCACGCCCGCGCTCTGGGGCCTGGGGCTGACACACACGGTGCTGCCGTACTCGGGGTTCCTGCACGACGGGCGCGCCCGCTCGATTGAAGAGGCGGTGCTGTGGCACGGCGGCGAGGGACAGGACGCGCGCGAGGGCTTCCGCGCCCTGCGAAGCGACGAGCGCGCCGCGCTGTTGAAGTTCCTCGGCTCGCTCTGA
- a CDS encoding YggS family pyridoxal phosphate-dependent enzyme — MSASVAERLAEVRRRVEAACARAGRPVESVTLVAVSKLKPAALIREAHAAGQRDFGENYAQELRDKAAELADLEGLRWHAIGPLQTNKVKYVARVASAFHALDRLEVARELSKRREGAAPLPCYAEVNVGGEATKSGLEPAALADFLAQARELPGLQLVGLMSLPPPTDDEARARGYFRTLRELAARHGLPGLSMGTTHDFEQAIAEGATVVRVGTAIFGERA; from the coding sequence ATGAGCGCGTCCGTGGCGGAGCGGCTGGCGGAGGTGCGGCGGCGGGTGGAGGCGGCGTGCGCTCGCGCGGGACGCCCGGTGGAGTCGGTGACGCTGGTCGCGGTGTCGAAGCTCAAGCCCGCGGCGCTCATCCGCGAGGCCCATGCCGCGGGCCAGCGCGACTTCGGGGAGAACTACGCGCAGGAGCTGCGGGACAAGGCCGCGGAGCTGGCGGACCTGGAGGGCCTGCGCTGGCACGCCATCGGGCCGCTCCAGACGAACAAGGTGAAGTACGTGGCGCGCGTGGCCAGCGCGTTCCATGCGTTGGATCGCCTGGAGGTGGCGCGGGAGCTGTCGAAGCGCCGCGAGGGCGCCGCTCCCCTGCCCTGCTACGCGGAGGTCAACGTGGGCGGCGAGGCCACCAAGAGCGGGCTCGAGCCCGCGGCGCTCGCGGACTTCCTCGCCCAGGCGCGGGAGCTGCCCGGCCTCCAGCTGGTGGGGCTCATGTCGCTGCCCCCACCCACCGACGACGAGGCGCGCGCGCGCGGCTACTTCCGGACGCTGCGGGAGCTGGCGGCGCGCCATGGACTGCCCGGCCTGTCCATGGGCACCACCCACGACTTCGAGCAGGCCATCGCGGAGGGGGCCACCGTGGTGCGCGTGGGGACCGCCATCTTCGGTGAGCGCGCGTAG
- a CDS encoding sensor domain-containing diguanylate cyclase: MNPADLLSAMKRTVEQLAAYNEMAKALTSTLELREVLALVMQKVSSLLLPRNWSLILQDERTGKLYFEIAVGEGAGVLKGLQLNPGEGIAGAVFSSGVARLVHDVGGDPSFSPRFDEASAFHTRSILAVPLLARGHVLGVIELVNGPTDPPFSNDDLTTLTAIADYAAIAIENARNFRRVQELTITDEHTGCYNARHLRALLDHEVKRSARFRHPLSLVFLDLDHFKSVNDRHGHLMGSATLKEVGDLLMALGRNSLDAVFRYGGDEFAILLVETDQDGAAVIAQRVCEAFRGRAFLQEHGLDVRVTASVGVATFPDHATSALDLIRAADFAMYAVKARGRDGVCVADAPVPDDGGGSEFPVR, translated from the coding sequence ATGAATCCCGCGGACCTCCTGTCGGCCATGAAGCGGACAGTGGAGCAACTGGCCGCCTACAACGAGATGGCGAAGGCGCTGACCTCCACCCTGGAGCTGCGCGAGGTGCTCGCGCTCGTCATGCAGAAGGTCAGCAGCCTGCTCCTGCCCCGCAACTGGTCGCTCATCCTCCAGGACGAGCGCACCGGGAAGCTCTACTTCGAAATCGCGGTGGGGGAGGGGGCCGGCGTCCTCAAGGGCCTCCAGCTCAACCCGGGCGAGGGCATCGCCGGCGCCGTCTTCTCCTCGGGCGTGGCCCGGCTCGTCCACGACGTGGGGGGCGACCCCAGCTTCTCGCCCCGCTTCGACGAGGCCTCCGCCTTCCACACCCGCTCCATCCTCGCCGTGCCCCTGCTCGCCCGGGGCCACGTGCTGGGCGTCATCGAGCTGGTCAACGGCCCGACCGACCCGCCCTTCTCCAACGACGACCTCACCACGCTCACCGCCATCGCCGACTACGCGGCCATCGCCATCGAGAACGCCCGCAACTTCCGCCGCGTCCAGGAGCTCACCATCACCGACGAGCACACCGGCTGCTACAACGCCCGTCACCTGCGCGCGCTGCTGGACCACGAGGTGAAGCGCTCGGCCCGCTTCCGCCACCCGCTGTCGCTCGTCTTCCTGGACCTCGACCACTTCAAGAGCGTCAACGACCGCCACGGCCACCTGATGGGCAGCGCCACCCTGAAGGAGGTGGGCGACCTGCTCATGGCCCTGGGACGCAACAGCCTGGACGCCGTCTTCCGCTACGGCGGTGACGAGTTCGCCATCCTCCTGGTGGAGACGGACCAGGACGGGGCGGCCGTCATCGCCCAGCGCGTGTGCGAGGCCTTCCGGGGCCGCGCCTTCCTCCAGGAGCACGGGCTGGACGTGCGCGTCACCGCCAGCGTGGGCGTGGCCACCTTCCCGGACCACGCCACGTCCGCGCTGGACCTCATCCGCGCCGCGGACTTCGCCATGTACGCGGTCAAGGCCCGCGGCAGGGATGGCGTCTGCGTCGCGGACGCCCCCGTCCCGGACGACGGCGGCGGCTCCGAGTTCCCCGTCCGCTGA
- a CDS encoding DUF4091 domain-containing protein — MGVGWAWLLMATMSAARVPAAVSPLVKVRPGAALPERHVARVSLARGECEGMQVVVPGPVEHLEVSPLVVRGPGAPLRANQWRVGFLDVEVASNGAGATGPWPDALLPLDAPAPGPTLPVVVYAEFCAPEDQAPGTYRGQFLARLDRMERTTLAFVVEVQPFALPATASLPTSFGISRYSIARGHGLPAASPEARALLRDYARVLLEHRLSAHGMGMDPPPVTFTPEGDAVVDWTGYDAEMAPFLEGDVLASGARFTTTEVRDSPQARTDAQKVAYYRAFARHVREKGWPARLFFYTKDEPRPEDIPVVLAQSRRVREAGDILVLVTSPLDDKLKDAADILAPTLNCFYPRPGPATCRAVVEMARLRERLPVGTKVWWYQSCNAHGCTGGPSTAPAQERVYSGWASYMVDHPAPLNRAMGVLAFASGVDGELYFDTVFAYNTRPDPWTSLFEFGGNGDGTLFYPGTPARLGQSGHHPVQSLRLKHIRDGLEDYEYLRLLAGLGDATFARDAALRLARTGWDIRQDAREWEQVRQVVTARLRQRWTASEFAKRPGRQQPRSTP; from the coding sequence ATGGGCGTGGGGTGGGCCTGGTTGTTGATGGCGACGATGTCCGCGGCGCGGGTGCCCGCGGCCGTCTCGCCGCTCGTCAAGGTGAGGCCCGGAGCCGCGCTGCCCGAGCGCCACGTCGCCCGCGTGAGCCTCGCCCGAGGTGAGTGCGAGGGTATGCAGGTGGTGGTGCCCGGCCCCGTCGAGCACCTGGAGGTCTCCCCGCTGGTGGTCCGGGGCCCCGGCGCCCCGCTGCGCGCCAACCAATGGCGCGTGGGCTTCCTGGACGTGGAGGTCGCGTCGAACGGCGCGGGCGCCACGGGGCCATGGCCGGACGCGCTGTTGCCACTGGACGCGCCCGCGCCCGGGCCCACCCTCCCCGTCGTCGTCTACGCGGAGTTCTGCGCGCCGGAGGACCAGGCGCCAGGCACCTACCGGGGCCAGTTCCTGGCGAGGCTGGACCGGATGGAGCGCACCACCCTCGCCTTCGTCGTGGAGGTGCAGCCCTTCGCGCTGCCGGCCACCGCCTCGCTGCCCACCAGCTTCGGCATCTCCCGCTACAGCATCGCCCGGGGACACGGCCTTCCCGCCGCGAGCCCGGAGGCGCGGGCCCTGCTGCGGGACTACGCCCGCGTCCTGCTGGAGCACCGGCTCAGCGCGCACGGCATGGGCATGGACCCGCCGCCCGTCACCTTCACGCCGGAGGGAGACGCGGTGGTGGACTGGACGGGATACGACGCGGAGATGGCGCCCTTCCTCGAGGGCGACGTGCTGGCCTCGGGCGCCCGCTTCACCACCACCGAGGTGCGCGACAGCCCCCAGGCCAGGACGGACGCCCAGAAGGTCGCGTACTACCGCGCCTTCGCCCGCCACGTCCGCGAGAAGGGCTGGCCGGCGCGGTTGTTCTTCTACACGAAGGACGAGCCGCGGCCGGAGGACATCCCCGTGGTGCTGGCCCAGTCCCGCAGGGTGCGCGAGGCCGGCGACATCCTCGTGCTCGTCACCAGCCCCCTGGACGACAAGCTGAAGGACGCGGCGGACATCCTCGCGCCCACCCTCAACTGCTTCTATCCCCGGCCGGGCCCCGCGACCTGCCGCGCCGTGGTGGAGATGGCGCGGCTGCGCGAGCGGCTCCCCGTCGGGACGAAGGTCTGGTGGTACCAGAGCTGCAACGCCCACGGGTGCACCGGGGGACCGTCCACGGCCCCCGCCCAGGAGCGGGTCTACAGCGGCTGGGCTTCGTACATGGTGGACCACCCCGCCCCGCTCAACCGCGCCATGGGCGTGCTCGCCTTCGCGAGCGGCGTGGACGGCGAGCTCTATTTCGACACCGTCTTCGCCTACAACACGCGGCCAGACCCCTGGACGAGCCTGTTCGAGTTCGGCGGCAACGGCGACGGCACCCTCTTCTACCCGGGGACCCCCGCCCGCCTGGGACAATCCGGACACCACCCCGTCCAGAGCCTGCGGCTCAAGCACATCCGCGACGGGCTCGAGGACTACGAATACCTGAGGTTGCTCGCCGGGCTGGGCGACGCCACCTTCGCTCGGGACGCGGCGCTCAGGCTGGCCCGCACCGGTTGGGACATCCGCCAGGATGCGCGAGAATGGGAGCAGGTCCGACAGGTCGTGACGGCCCGGCTCCGGCAGCGGTGGACCGCGTCCGAATTTGCCAAGCGCCCGGGCCGTCAGCAGCCCAGGAGCACCCCGTAG
- the mreC gene encoding rod shape-determining protein MreC, which yields MLSLLKRYRRPLIVGALLLYPLVAFLLSGRKGRDPNPIDRAVIAVSSPVQQALTAGIEGTVSAVQHYLDLRGVRQENDALRLENLQLRASVQALGESRTENERLRKLLGYAEAAPGPEIPARVVGVNPVAKLLSVRISGGEKDNVFRGMSVVTPDGIVGQVIRATGSYSDVALVTDPQSRVAVRVQRSRARGTAAGAGSGPLKLENMLRTEDVEEGDLIITSGTDGIYPPGLVVGRVTNLEKKQHGMFQGADIVPAVDTSKLEEVLVVGSPYSAMAQGNAAEGAAK from the coding sequence GTGCTGTCGCTCCTCAAGCGATATCGGCGTCCGCTCATCGTGGGCGCGCTGCTGCTCTACCCGCTGGTCGCCTTCCTGCTGAGCGGGCGCAAGGGGCGGGACCCCAACCCCATCGACCGGGCGGTCATCGCCGTCAGCTCGCCCGTCCAGCAGGCGCTCACGGCGGGCATCGAGGGGACGGTGTCGGCGGTCCAGCACTACCTGGACCTGCGGGGGGTGCGGCAGGAGAATGACGCCCTGCGCCTGGAGAACCTCCAGCTCCGGGCGTCGGTGCAGGCGCTGGGCGAGTCGCGCACGGAGAACGAGCGGCTGCGCAAGCTGCTGGGCTACGCGGAGGCGGCGCCGGGGCCGGAGATTCCCGCGAGGGTGGTGGGAGTCAACCCGGTGGCCAAGCTCCTGTCGGTGCGGATCAGCGGTGGCGAGAAGGACAACGTGTTCCGGGGCATGTCCGTGGTGACGCCGGACGGCATCGTCGGGCAGGTCATCCGGGCCACGGGCAGCTATTCGGACGTGGCGCTGGTGACGGATCCTCAGAGCCGGGTGGCGGTGCGGGTGCAGCGCTCGCGGGCGCGCGGCACGGCGGCGGGGGCGGGCAGCGGCCCGCTGAAGCTGGAGAACATGCTGCGCACCGAGGACGTCGAGGAGGGCGACCTCATCATCACCTCCGGCACGGACGGCATCTATCCTCCGGGCCTGGTGGTGGGGCGGGTGACGAACCTGGAGAAGAAGCAGCACGGCATGTTCCAGGGCGCGGACATCGTGCCGGCGGTGGACACCTCCAAGCTGGAGGAGGTCCTGGTGGTGGGCAGCCCGTACAGCGCCATGGCGCAGGGCAACGCGGCGGAGGGCGCGGCGAAATGA